In Bradyrhizobium sp. 1(2017), one DNA window encodes the following:
- a CDS encoding helix-turn-helix domain-containing protein: protein MKQRSAGKPDIELGKRIRLRRVEMKISQAELGEKLGVSFQQVQKYEKGVNRVGAARLQQIASALDVPVTFFYDGDNKAREVESLLFLDSAFSLRLLRAYSKIKDQTVQRQLVSLMESIAANES, encoded by the coding sequence ATGAAGCAGCGCAGTGCCGGCAAGCCGGACATTGAGCTTGGCAAGCGGATCCGGTTGCGGCGTGTCGAGATGAAGATTTCGCAGGCCGAGCTGGGCGAGAAGCTGGGCGTCAGCTTCCAGCAGGTCCAGAAATACGAGAAAGGCGTCAATCGCGTCGGCGCGGCTCGGCTTCAGCAGATCGCCTCGGCCCTCGATGTGCCCGTGACCTTCTTCTATGACGGCGACAACAAGGCGCGCGAAGTGGAGAGCCTGCTCTTCCTCGACAGTGCCTTCAGCCTCCGGCTGCTGCGCGCCTACAGCAAGATCAAGGACCAGACGGTGCAGCGCCAGCTCGTGTCGCTGATGGAATCGATCGCCGCGAACGAAAGCTGA